A part of Leishmania major strain Friedlin complete genome, chromosome 11 genomic DNA contains:
- the ABCA4 gene encoding putative ATP-binding cassette protein subfamily A,member4 encodes MRATEAQRRSETSTELSSDYSSFCFQLVVTVKRMLILQSRDPLSLACELITPIIFLVSSIALWGVIKKGFVPASDYFSVAGESMTNTVMTQAKDMMCYNATLSGGVPIEGLLECREFLRKPLTHPRLLCAENNLTGAPVGLCVLQTYALKSYFTMSRYVTQNTTRVPTVDEMILLQWAWRLLYQQSGASLDRFQMLDSAMLSTGTLYFAPQSTETEALVAYFRNTSTYFQYVYGGTFATVAEAEARVQNRTCRDPPIWGIIQVGSLTAENFEVAIRLNATALPQTKWMSALYYIGGVVVKGPAMYILSGFTTLQQTVYHYFLRGVLGTTSTPEKELLLLPAPTRGYRDDQFLAYGGQFVPLILVLGFLYPVSQITKRVVLEKELRLREAMLIMGLSEVVMYTAWFLIYVVQYAAVSLIMAILLRATYLAKSNFGIVFFLFFFYSLSIITLSGLMAVFFNKARLSAILAPLIYLALSIPLFTVQNLQGPAQTGFSFLSPSGLAVGIGILFSHELGSGMSASDLTYFRDSPKMLAVIIILFMDFIIYLVLMLYLDAVLPKQWGTRKHPLFFITEPVRWCCGSSARVLEGGADGRAEDGVFEDVEERDADYAVRISGLRKEYLRGGKRFVAVNNLYWGMREGEISVLLGHNGAGKTTVLNMMTGMVEPDAGDCYVYGNSVRNELEKVRQQIGYCPQHNILWPNMTCYEHLWYYAALKGLRGAAQEEAISRMLAGVDLQDKRDCSSTMLSGGQKRKLSAAIAFVGGSRLVFLDEPTAGMDVGARRYTWGLLRAMAKCHTILLSTHFMDEADLLGDSVAILNKGCLQCAGSNMFLKAKLGVGYVLTLSVVAHANWMAVAGVVREHVPSATRLGSGAGEMAFRLPMRTKAAFPALLAEIEGRGSQLGVNAYSVSATTLEEIFIQIAQQGAAKEEMERKREQLTAPFTATTRVAAAASAGSSENYMNAVTDIATVDGVYQEPPQPSDVWNVGFIGNDLGVLRSQFKAMLWKRLWNVLRDRRTQFFQIVCPMLCVLLAMLLMLIKLFLSPAITLSSDLYGTAVEIDVVGCERAMNLSIPFSSRAVTVQPPSAISIATLSSYMLKTYDTHVAERYTGLVCLDTVSFPAPFAPASRPVSAVIYNTSGLHSSAIGLYNLYNGYYMRLRGNNARVLTTVVEAMPRTKTEVEAQDSIYALIAAIVIMVPFTFIPSTFVSWIVKERECKARHLQNVSGLYFSVYWLANFLFDICCYVITMFLILIVFAIFSHSEYIGARAVGATIVLLFLYGLSGVAMAYAVSFLFKEHSAAQNVVMLANFITGFLLVLCVLMLSVFDSTHELAKVLPWIFRIVPSFCVGEGINNLAKLKLEGAVGTTNTPWSMSVVGWPCVYMAAGLPFYVVVTLFLDHPGRQQRMQRLFHNPDAEPDFVKNEDEDVVAERRSVLESEARQSDLVRVENLSKVYSNGKVAVRSITFGVRPGEVFGFLGTNGAGKTTTISILCQEIHPTSGRASICGNDIVTESREALRCIGYCPQFDACLDLLTVEEHLELYAGVRAISYDCRKRVVEGLLALCELTNYKHTLAHELSGGNRRKLSVAMSLIGGPRVVFLDEPSAGMDPVARRGLWTAIEAVADNSSVVLTTHHLEEVEALAHRVAIMVDGTLRCIGDKTHLKNKFGTGFEVNVRIRSEEEELKEAMRNFFSENFPGSLLREYRARRFTFGLPGGTKLSRTFKLMEEHASALGATDYSVSQTSIEQVFMQISEEAERQHEAEEAEQLAQTPKSYCRCCC; translated from the coding sequence ATGCGCGCGACTGAGGCACAACGCCGCTCGGAAACGTCCACTGAGCTGTCCAGTGACTACAGCAGTTTCTGCTTTCAGCTTGTTGTAACGGTGAAGCGCATGCTCATCCTGCAGTCCCGCGACCCCTTGTCGTTGGCGTGCGAGCTCATCACGCCGATTATCTTTCTTGTCAGCTCCATTGCCCTGTGGGGCGTCATCAAGAAGGGCTTCGTCCCGGCGTCTGATTACTTCAGCGTAGCGGGAGAGTCTATGACGAATACGGTGATGACGCAGGCGAAGGACATGATGTGCTACAACGCGACACTCTCCGGCGGTGTCCCGATCGAGGGCCTCCTGGAGTGTCGCGAGTTCCTGAGAAAGCCTTTAACGCACCCGAGGCTGTTGTGCGCTGAGAACAACCTCACCGGTGCCCCGGTGGGTCTCTGCGTTCTGCAGACTTACGCTTTGAAGTCGTATTTTACGATGAGCCGCTATGTGACACAGAACACGACCCGTGTGCCGACGGTGGACGAGATGATCTTGCTGCAGTGGGCATGGCGCCTCCTTTACCAGCAGAGCGGTGCCTCGTTAGACCGTTTCCAGATGCTGGACTCCGCCATGTTATCCACCGGCACCCTCTACTTTGCGCCGCAGTCTACTGAGACGGAGGCGCTCGTTGCGTACTTCCGCAACACCTCCACCTATTTCCAGTACGTCTACGGCGGCACCTTCGCCACAGTGGCAGAGGCGGAAGCGAGGGTGCAGAACCGCACCTGCCGCGACCCGCCCATCTGGGGTATCATTCAAGTGGGCAGCTTGACAGCGGAAAATTTCGAGGTGGCCATTCGCCTGAACGCCACAGCGCTGCCACAAACGAAGTGGATGTCGGCACTCTACTACATCGGTggcgtggtggtgaaggGGCCGGCCATGTACATCCTCTCCGGCTTcacgacgctgcagcagaccGTGTACCACTACTTCCTGAGAGGGGTACTCGGTACGACAAGCACGCCGGaaaaggagctgctgctgcttcccgCGCCGACACGCGGCTACAGGGACGATCAGTTTCTCGCTTACGGTGGGCAGTTTGTGCCCCTTATCCTCGTGCTCGGCTTCCTGTACCCGGTGTCGCAGATAACCAAACGCGTTGTcctggagaaggagctgcgctTGCGGGAGGCGATGCTAATCATGGGGCTGTCTGAAGTGGTCATGTACACGGCGTGGTTCTTGATTTACGTGGTGCAGTACGCGGCCGTCTCGCTCATCATGGCGATTCTGCTGCGGGCGACGTACTTGGCGAAGTCGAACTTCGGCATTGTCTTTTTCCTGTTCTTCTTTTACTCACTTTCCATCATCACGTTGTCGGGGCTCATGGCGGTGTTCTTCAACAAGGCGCGCCTGTCGGCGATCCTGGCGCCGCTCATTTACCTCGCCTTGTCGATTCCGCTCTTTACGGTGCAGAACTTGCAGGGTCCCGCGCAGACCGGattctcttttctttcgccATCCGGCCTCGCTGTCGGCATCGGGATCCTCTTCTCGCACGAGCTGGGCAGCGGCATGTCGGCCTCCGACTTGACCTACTTCCGTGACTCGCCGAAAATGCTTGCGGTGATCATCATCTTGTTTATGGACTTCATCATTTACTTGGTGCTGATGCTGTACCTCGACGCGGTCCTGCCGAAGCAGTGGGGCACCCGCAAGCACCCGCTCTTCTTCATCACGGAGCcggtgcggtggtgctgcggatcgagcgcgcgcgtgctggaggGTGGCGCCGACGGGCGCGCCGAGGATGGTGTGTTCGAGGACGTCGAAGAACGCGATGCTGACTACGCCGTTCGCATCAGTGGACTGCGCAAGGAGTACttgcgcggcggcaagagGTTCGTTGCGGTGAACAACCTGTACTGGGGGATGCGCGAGGGCGAGATCTCTGTGCTGCTGGGGCacaacggcgccggcaaGACGACGGTGCTGAACATGATGACGGGGATGGTCGAGCCGGACGCGGGCGACTGCTACGTCTACGGCAATTCTGTCCGCAACGAGCTAGAGAaggtgcggcagcagatCGGGTACTGCCCGCAGCACAACATCCTCTGGCCGAACATGACGTGCTACGAGCACCTTTGGTACTACGCGGCGTTGAAGGGCttgcgaggcgctgcgcaagaggaggcgaTCTCGCGCAtgctcgccggcgtcgaccTGCAGGACAAGCGCGATTGCTCCTCGACGATGCTGTCGGGCGGGCAGAAGCGGAAGCTGTCGGCTGCCATTGCGTTtgtcggcggcagccgtcTTGTGTTCCTCGACGAGCCGACTGCCGGCATGGACGTTGGCGCGCGGCGATACACGTGGGGCCTGCTGCGTGCCATGGCCAAGTGCCACACCATCCTTCTGAGCACGCACTTCATGGACGAGGCGGATCTGCTGGGCGATTCCGTTGCCATCCTGAACAAGGGCTGCCTGCAGTGCGCGGGCAGCAACATGTTCTTGAAGGCGAAGCTCGGGGTCGGCTACGTGCTCACCCTCTCCGTCGTCGCCCATGCTAATTGGATGGCCGTTGCCGGCGTGGTGAGGGAGCACGTGCCGTCAGCGACAAGGCTCGGGTCTGGTGCGGGAGAGATGGCCTTCCGTCTTCCCATGAGGACCAAGGCAGCGTTCCCCGCCCTGCTTGCCGAGATCGAGGGCCGCGGCTCGCAGCTTGGCGTTAACGCCTACAGTGTCTCTGCCacgacgctggaggagattTTCATTCAGATTGCGCAGCAGGGGGCGGCCAAGGAAGAGATGGAGCGGAAGCGGGAGCAGTTGACGGCGCCGTTCACCGCGACGACACgagtggctgctgcggcatcTGCGGGCTCATCTGAAAACTACATGAACGCGGTGACCGACATCGCCACCGTGGATGGTGTTTACCAGGAaccaccgcagccgtcgGATGTGTGGAATGTCGGCTTCATCGGGAATGATCTCGGTGTCTTGCGCAGCCAGTTCAAGGCGATGCTGTGGAAGCGGCTCTGGAATGTCTTGCGCGACCGCCGGACGCAATTCTTCCAGATTGTGTGCCCGAtgctgtgtgtgctgctTGCAATGCTACTCATGCTCATCAAGTTATTCCTATCCCCAGCCATCACGCTCTCCAGCGACCTATACGGCACAGCGGTCGAGATCGACGTGGTCGGATGTGAGCGGGCCATGAACTTGAGCATACCATTCTCGTCGAGAGCCGTTACGGTGCAGCCGCCATCCGCGATATCCATCGCAACGCTTTCCTCCTACATGCTCAAAACGTACGACACTCACGTGGCGGAGCGGTACACCGGCCTAGTGTGCCTCGACACGGTGAGTTTCCCGGCACCGTTCGCGCCAGCAAGCAGGCCCGTCTCGGCCGTGATCTACAACACCTCGGGCCTGCACTCCAGCGCGATCGGCCTCTACAACCTTTACAACGGCTACTACATGCGGCTCCGCGGCAATAACGCCCGTGTACTGACCACCGTCGTCGAAGCGATGCCCAGAACCAAGACCGAGGTCGAAGCCCAGGATTCGATCTACGCCCTtatcgccgccatcgtcatCATGGTCCCGTTCACGTTCATTCCGTCCACGTTCGTGTCGTGGATTGTAAAGGAGCGGGAGTGCAAGGCGCGACATCTGCAGAACGTGTCGGGGCTCTACTTCTCCGTCTATTGGCTCGCGAACTTCTTGTTTGACATCTGCTGCTATGTCATCACGATGTTCCTCATCCTCATCGTCTTCGCTATCTTCAGCCACAGTGAGTACATTGGTGCGAGGGCTGTCGGCGCCACCATCGTGCTGTTGTTCCTCTACGGCCTCTCCGGCGTGGCCATGGCGTACGCTGTGAGCTTCCTGTTCAAGGAGCACTCCGCAGCTCAGAACGTTGTCATGCTCGCCAACTTTATCACCGGCTTCCTGCTGGTTCTCTGCGTCTTGATGCTGTCTGTGTTCGATTCCACACACGAGCTGGCCAAAGTCCTACCGTGGATCTTCCGCATTGTGCCGAGCTTCTGCGTCGGCGAAGGCATCAACAACCTCGCGAAGCTGAAGTTAGAGGGTGCGGTCGGCACAACAAACACACCGTGGTCCATGTCCGTGGTAGGCTGGCCGTGCGTGTACATGGCTGCCGGGTTGCCTTTCTACGTCGTTGTCACCCTCTTCTTGGATCACCCcggacggcagcagcggatgcAGCGGCTCTTCCACAACCCTGACGCGGAGCCGGACTTTGTCAAGAACGAAGACGAGGACGTCGTGGCGGAGCGCCGAAGCGTGCtggagagcgaggcgcgccagAGCGACCTCGTGCGCGTCGAGAACCTGAGCAAGGTGTACTCGAACGGcaaggtggcggtgcgcagcatcACCTTCGGCGTCCGCCCCGGCGAGGTGTTCGGGTTCCTCGGCACGAACGGTGCTGGTAAGACGACGACGATTTCGATACTTTGCCAGGAGATTCACCCGACAAGTGGCCGCGCGTCCATCTGCGGCAACGATATCGTGACGGAGAgccgcgaggcgctgcggtgcatcGGGTACTGCCCGCAGTTCGACGCGTGCCTGGACctgctgacggtggaggagcaccTGGAGCTGTACGCGGGCGTGCGGGCCATCTCGTACGACTGTCGCAAGCGCGTGGTGGAGGGGCTGCTGGCCTTGTGCGAGCTGACGAACTACAAGCATACCCTGGCGCACGAGCTGTCCGGTGGCAACCGGCGCAAGCTGTCTGTGGCCATGTCCCTCATTGGAGGGCCGCGAGTGGTCTTCCTGGACGAGCCGTCGGCCGGCATGGACCctgtggcgcggcgcgggTTGTGGACCGCAATCGAGGCCGTCGCCGACAACAGCTCCGTTGTGCTGACGACGCACCacctggaggaggtggaggcgcttGCGCATCGCGTGGCGATCATGGTGGACGGCACCctgcgctgcatcggcgaCAAGACTCATCTGAAGAACAAGTTCGGCACCGGCTTCGAGGTGAATGTGCGCATCCGTtccgaggaggaggagctgaaaGAGGCTATGCGTAACTTCTTCAGCGAGAACTTCCCGGGATCCTTGCTGCGCGAGTACCGTGCACGCCGCTTCACCTTCGGGCTGCCCGGCGGCACGAAGCTGTCGAGGACGTTCAAGCTTATGGAGGAGCACGCGTCGGCGCTGGGGGCGACGGACTACAGCGTGTCACAGACGTCGATTGAGCAGGTCTTCATGCAGATcagcgaggaggccgagcggcagcacgaggctgaggaggcggagcagcttGCCCAGACGCCGAAGAGCTactgcaggtgctgctgctag
- the ABCA3 gene encoding putative ATP-binding cassette protein subfamily A,member 3 — MEPVTTAVHPLGSSEASNRSWYSPSKRRAGLGAMRRNELMSRTVNFTGFDMHTSSGLSLGPNRTSTVSEKDTSTSSGSKGSPEDSDSFSDAYEMPTRASFVDQLLAVVARSTRELWRRKLDLLLDIAVPLIFIAVSIALWAIWGTQYNEEMTYVSTNLESGNIGAAGLRAPATYDFTCMRQPEGTPTLAEFTRCKPMDYTTCDSVTGECKTQSIITFICDGDPSMLPLPAEYEICRVSYDWEELITAGLSYYWRWLSAVPTLDTLIGLQWTALSAYRYLLPFIAKTMAGFAANTRYSSILCSGHLYFVGERGVTSELIAYMNRTSGLFQYVTDFQVYSSVAEARRAGKRRGRVWAIVELRQIGEAGLDLVLHMNNSALPSFATTYDDAYSGGVLFDTAELYMLSGFNTLQQLVSEFYLNTFHDARMNMTQMMAATATPEYNRVPLMAQARQVLPLIFSLAFLYSVSQQTKRIVLEKELRIREAMLIMGLKQWTLYVSAFIVQLAIFVPTCALCVVMLKLTYVTKSDPLILFFIFCLFALTTIPLSGMIAAFFSKSRLASLVAPVVYFILVIPMFAMTNAHGLIVTWFSVFSPTGFAAALNVFLLHESGSGCGAAEMMSNRDNPTLAVVLVMLAVDLCMYYALMLYLDAAVPQEWGTPKHPLFFITEPVRWCCGSSARVLEGGADGRAENGVFEETDYSHDCVSFQGIRKEYLRGGKRFVAVNNLYWGMREGEISVLLGHNGAGKTTVLNMMTGMVEPDAGDCYVYGSSVRTAKADVRQQIGYCPQHNILWGELTCREHLEFFGRIKGLRGWELEDAMCRMLHETDLLEKMDQPAKSLSGGQKRKLSIAVAFVGGSRVVFLDEPTAGLDVGARRQTWELLKRMSHSRTLLLTTHYMDEADLLGQRIGIMSHGRLKCSGSSFFLKSRLGVGYNIVISVDPELDLDAVDDVVLGTVDGAELLRRNGCEVSYQLPVQSVSQFPSLLNEIDSVEADGIRGYSLAATTLEEVFLKVSEEDILGRSEAAAQEGVELIWNCEVAPSALWLQFRAMIVKRFWSALRDRKMQCFQIVCPVVCILIAMLLNLVQYRDPQSLTYNYSMFANRPTSVLDTSFCDVMWGGAPTGAVDYEVNETHLTGAQALSDYLLDTWYVHDMPRYGAVSCIDRNVTALLRFADEWRGTNVNVFLYNSSSHHQAGLSLATYYDLFIKSFLGRDSAFMRYEAELFNEPASQSQLGFIFIGALVMIPLTFLPSNPVAWVVKERQCGSRHLQDLCGLSFLVYWAANYTFDMAAYSVTTLLCILIFCIFNRQDFVGPDRVGGTFVLLMVYGLTSTAGAYALSFLFKEHSSAQTIVMGVGFVAGFLLLMLVYVLTLDPSNVDTSDKMRWGFRLIPSYCIGEGLIGLLMLDSKLAMGTATSVWDMDQLGWPLLYMAVEFPAFWLIVLFVDYPAVSRCVQRLHYNRDAEPIIPSDEDSDVEDEREAVYEAAQMGDTTSDVVRVVNLQKRYGNGNIAVKGITFSIFPGEVFGFLGTNGAGKTTTISMLCQQFLPTGGSAYVCGYDIVEQSKEALQCIGYCPQFDATLDLLTVEEQLELYAGIRGIVRAEWPALVDALCTLCELTMYRKTVTSALSGGNRRKLSVAMALVGGPQVVFLDEPSAGMDPVARRGMWTAIQRAAGYCSVVLTTHHLEEVEALADIVAIMVRGYVRCVGDKVHLKNKFGSAFEVSVRLASAQHAERFASFMQAAFPDAVRNEGEGRRFVYQLPRDRGFGDVFQTFQANKEQLHITDYSVSQTSIEQIFMKVRGLAVNLR; from the coding sequence ATGGAGCCGGTGACCACCGCCGTGCACCCGCTTGGCAGCTCCGAGGCGTCTAATCGTAGCTGGTACTCACCCTCGAAGCGGCGCGCCGGCCTGGGTGCGATGCGTCGCAACGAGCTGATGAGCCGAACTGTTAACTTTACCGGATTCGACATGCATACGTCTAGTGGTCTCTCATTGGGGCCAAATAGGACGAGCACCGTGTCAGAGAAGGACACCTccacgagcagcggcagtaaGGGGTCCCCAGAAGACAGCGACAGCTTCAGTGACGCCTATGAGATGCCCACGCGCGCCTCTTTCGTGGACCAGCTGCTCGCTGTAGTAGCACGCTCGACACGGGAGCTCTGGCGGCGCAAGCTGGACCTGCTTTTAGATATCGCCGTGCCACTGATCTTCATCGCTGTGTCCATTGCGTTGTGGGCCATCTGGGGCACGCAGTACAACGAGGAGATGACTTACGTTTCCACGAATCTGGAGTCTGGCAACATCGGTGCGGCCGGTCTTCGTGCACCGGCTACCTACGACTTCACGTGCATGAGGCAGCCAGAAGGGACGCCAACGTTGGCTGAATTCACACGCTGCAAGCCCATGGACTACACCACCTGTGATTCTGTCACGGGGGAGTGCAAGACACAGAGCATCATCACCTTTATCTGCGATGGCGACCCGAGCATGCttccgctgccggcggaATACGAGATATGCCGTGTATCTTACGACTGGGAGGAACTCATCACTGCAGGCTTAAGCTACTACTGGCGATGGCTGTCAGCTGTCCCCACCCTCGACACGCTCATTGGTCTCCAGTGGACGGCTCTGTCTGCGTACCGCTATCTTCTGCCCTTCATCGCGAAAACCATGGCCGGGTTCGCCGCCAACACACGCTACAGTTCGATTCTGTGCAGCGGCCATCTATACTTCGTAGGTGAGCGTGGCGTGACCTCGGAGCTGATTGCGTACATGAACAGGACCTCTGGGCTGTTTCAATACGTGACGGACTTTCAGGTGTACAGCAGCGTCGCGGAGGCTCGCCGCGCTGGGAAGCGCCGTGGCCGTGTATGGGCGATCGTGGAGCTGCGACAGATCGGCGAGGCGGGGCTGGATCTTGTGCTGCACATGAACAACTCCGCCCTGCCGTCGTTTGCGACCACGTACGACGATGCGTACAGCGGCGGGGTGCTGTTCGACACGGCGGAGCTGTACATGTTATCCGGCTTCaacacgctgcagcagctggtgtCGGAGTTCTACCTGAACACCTTCCACGACGCGCGGATGAACATGACGCAGATGATGGCGGCCACGGCCACTCCAGAGTACAACCGCGTGCCGCTGATGGCGCAGGCGCGACAGGTACTACCGCTCATCTTCTCCCTTGCCTTTCTGTACAGCGTGTCGCAGCAGACGAAGCGCATCGTGCTGGAGAAAGAGCTGCGGATCCGCGAGGCGATGCTGATCATGGGGCTGAAGCAGTGGACGCTCTACGTGAGCGCGTTCATTGTGCAGCTGGCGATCTTTGTCCCGACGTGCGCGCTGTGCGTGGTGATGCTGAAGCTGACATACGTGACGAAGAGCGACCCGCTGATTCTGTTCTTCATCTTCTGCCTCTTCGCCCTCACGACGATCCCGCTGTCCGGCATGATCGCTGCCTTCTTCAGCAAGTCGCGCCTGgcgtcgctggtggcgccggtggtgtACTTTATCCTTGTGATCCCGATGTTCGCCATGACCAACGCGCACGGCTTGATCGTGACGTGGTTCTCCGTGTTTTCGCCGACGGGGTTTGCTGCGGCGCTGAACGTGTTCCTGCTGCACGAGTCTGggagcgggtgcggcgcggcggagatGATGTCGAATCGCGACAACCCGACGCTGGCGGTTGTGCTGGTGATGCTGGCGGTGGACCTCTGCATGTACTACGCGCTGATGCTGTACCTGGACGCCGCTGTTCCGCAGGAGTGGGGCACACCGAAGCACCCGCTCTTCTTCATCACGGAGCcggtgcggtggtgctgcgggtcgagcgcgcgcgtgctggagggcggcgccgacgggcGCGCCGAGAACGGCGTGTTCGAGGAGACTGACTACTCGCATGACTGTGTGTCATTTCAGGGTATTCGCAAGGAGTACttgcgcggcggcaagagGTTCGTTGCGGTGAACAACCTGTACTGGGGGATGCGCGAGGGCGAGATCTCTGTGCTGCTGGGGCacaacggcgccggcaaGACGACGGTGCTGAACATGATGACGGGGATGGTCGAGCCGGACGCGGGCGACTGCTACGTCTACGGCAGCTCTGTGCGGACGGCAAAGGCGGACGTGCGGCAGCAGATCGGGTACTGCCCGCAGCACAACATTCTGTGGGGCGAGCTGACGTGCCGCGAGCACCTGGAGTTCTTTGGGCGGATCAAGGGGTTGCGCGGGTGGGAGCTGGAGGACGCGATGTGCCGGATGTTGCACGAGACGGACTTGCTGGAGAAGATGGACCAGCCCGCGAAGAGCCTGTCGGGCGGGCAGAAGCGGAAGCTGTCGATCGCGGTCGCGTTTGTTGGCGGAAGTCGGGTGGTGTTCCTCGACGAGCCGACTGCAGGGCTGGACGTTGGCGCTCGGCGGCAGACGTGGGAGCTACTGAAGCGCATGTCGCATTCACGCACGCTCCTGTTGACGACGCACTAcatggacgaggcggaccTGCTGGGGCAGCGAATCGGGATCATGAGCCACGGGCGGCTgaagtgcagcggcagcagctttTTCCTGAAGTCGCGGCTGGGCGTCGGCTACAACATCGTCATCTCCGTCGACCCCGAGCTAGATCTCGATGCTGTGGATGACGTGGTGCTTGGAACGGtggatggcgcggagctgcttaGGCGGAACGGGTGTGAGGTGTCGTACCAGCTGCCTGTGCAGAGCGTGAGCCAGTTCCCTTCGCTGCTGAACGAGATTGACTCCGTGGAGGCGGACGGCATCCGCGGCTACTCGCTGGCTGCGacgacgctggaggaggtgttCCTGAAGGTGTCGGAGGAGGACATCTTGGGCCGCAGCGAggctgcagcgcaggaggGCGTGGAGCTAATCTGGAACTGCGAGGTGGCGCCGTCAGCGCTATGGCTGCAGTTCCGTGCGATGATCGTGAAGCGCTTCTGGAGCGCGCTGCGGGACCGCAAGATGCAGTGCTTCCAGATTGTGTGCCCGGTTGTGTGCATCCTGATTGCTATGCTGCTGAACCTCGTGCAGTACCGAGATCCTCAGTCGCTGACGTACAACTACTCGATGTTCGCGAACCGGCCGACGTCAGTGCTGGACACATCGTTCTGCGACGTTATGTGGGGTGGGGCGCCGACGGGCGCGGTGGACTACGAGGTAAACGAGACTCACTTGACgggtgcgcaggcgctgtcGGACTACCTGCTGGATACATGGTACGTGCACGACATGCCGCGCTACGGCGCCGTGTCGTGCATTGATCGGAacgtgacggcgctgctgagatTTGCGGATGAGTGGCGCGGTACCAACGTGAACGTGTTCCTGTACAACTCCTCCTCGCACCACCAGGCTGGGCTGAGCCTCGCAACGTACTACGACCTGTTCATCAAGTCCTTCCTCGGCCGCGACAGCGCGTTCATGCGGTACGAGGCGGAGCTGTTCAACGAGCCTGCCAGCCAGTCGCAGCTGGGCTTCATCTTCATTGGCGCCCTGGTGATGATCCCGCTCACGTTCCTGCCATCGAACCCTGTTGCGTGGGTGGTGAAGGAGCGGCAGTGCGGGTCGCGGCACCTGCAGGACCTGTGCGGGCTGAGCTTCCTCGTCTACTGGGCGGCCAACTATACATTCGACATGGCGGCCTATTCTGTCacgacgctgctgtgcatCCTCATCTTCTGTATCTTCAACCGGCAGGATTTCGTCGGTCCTGACCGCGTTGGCGGCACGTTTGTGTTGCTCATGGTCTACGGGCTCACGAGCACCGCTGGCGCGTACGCGCTGAGCTTCCTGTTCAAGGAACACTCGTCTGCGCAGACGATCGTGATGGGTGTCGGCTTTGTTGCCGGGTTCCTTCTGTTGATGCTGGTGTACGTGCTGACGCTGGATCCGAGCAACGTGGACACATCAGACAAGATGCGGTGGGGATTCCGGTTGATCCCGTCGTACTGCATCGGCGAGGGGCTAATCgggctgctgatgctggaTAGCAAGCTGGCCATGGGCACTGCAACCAGTGTTTGGGACATGGACCAGCTTGggtggccgctgctgtaCATGGCCGTGGAGTTCCCTGCGTTCTGGCTGATTGTTCTGTTCGTGGACTACCCGGCGGTGAGCCGgtgcgtgcagcggctgcactACAACCGCGACGCGGAGCCGATCATCCCGAGCGACGAGGACTCGGACGTGGAGGACGAGCGCGAGGCTGTgtacgaggcggcgcagatggGCGACACGACGAGCGACGTTGTGCGAGTGGTGAACCTGCAGAAGCGGTACGGGAACGGTAACATTGCTGTGAAGGGTATCACATTCTCCATCTTCCCTGGGGAGGTGTTCGGCTTCCTCGGCACGAACGGTGCTGGTAAGACGACGACGATTTCGATGCTGTGCCAGCAGTTCCTGCCgacgggcggcagcgcgtacgtgtgcggGTACGACATCGTTGAGCAGAgcaaggaggcgctgcagtgcaTCGGGTACTGCCCGCAGTTCGACGCGACGCTGGACctgctgacggtggaggagcagctggagctgTACGCTGGGATCCGCGGGATCGTGCGCGCGGAGTGGCCCGCGCTCGTGGACGCGCTGTGCACGCTGTGCGAGCTGACGATGTACCGCAAGACGGTGACGAGTGCGCTGTCCGGTGGCAACCGGCGCAAGCTGTCtgtggcgatggcgctggTGGGCGGTCCGCAGGTGGTCTTCCTGGACGAGCCGTCGGCCGGCATGGACCctgtggcgcggcgcgggATGTGGACTGCGATCCAGCGCGCCGCAGGGTACTGCTCCGTTGTGCTGACGACGCACCacctggaggaggtggaggcgcttGCGGACATTGTGGCGATCATGGTGCGCGGGTACGTGCGGTGTGTCGGCGACAAGGTACACCTGAAGAACAAGTTCGGCAGCGCCTTCGAGGTGAGCGTGCGgctggcgtcggcgcagcacgcggagCGCTTTGCGTCGTTCATGCAGGCGGCGTTCCCCGACGCTGTGCGGAACGAAGGCGAGGGTCGGCGGTTCGTGTaccagctgccgcgcgatCGCGGCTTCGGTGACGTGTTCCAGACGTTCCAGGCGAacaaggagcagctgcacatcACGGACTACAGCGTGTCGCAGACGTCCATTGAGCAAATCTTTATGAAGGTTCGGGGACTTGCGGTGAATCTACGCTAG